In Coriobacteriia bacterium, the following are encoded in one genomic region:
- a CDS encoding vitamin B12-dependent ribonucleotide reductase, producing MAKKATTKNGFTREVDTLLTPNALTVLKRRYLKKDEEGNAVEKPSDMFDRVAENIASAEILFGADEETAQRTAADFYRLMSNLEFLPNSPTLMNAGRDLQQLSACFVLPIGDSMEEIFGAVRDTALIHKSGGGTGFSFSRLRGSGASVRTTQGVSSGPVSFMRVFNQATEAVKQGGTRRGANMGVLRIDHPDVMEFITCKENGDFANFNISVAITEEFIRAVKAGTDYTLYDPRDKKPAGTLNAAEVYDLIINLAWATGDPGIIFIDRMNRANPTPKLGEFEATNPCGEQPLLPYEACNLGSINLSRMLKEGKKGLEVDWDKLKDVTHRAIHFLDDVIEVNNYPLPEIDKLVRGNRKVGLGVMAWADMLIRLGIGYNTEEAVALGEKLMKFIDDEAKAESRILGQARGAFPNFKGSIYDKKGAEPIRNATVTTIAPTGTLSIIASCSSGVEPLFAVSYVRTVMDKDRLVEVNPLFEKIATERGFFTAELMEEIAEHGTVQGIKAVPSDVQAAFVTAHDIVPEWHIRMQAAFQKYTDNAVSKTVNFSNEATPQDVRHTYDLAYELGVKGVTIYRDGSKDCQVLTTGATEKKDAVEVPPAVFGEIAPRPRATVTQGRTEKIKTGCGNLYVTINWDDLGMCEVFTSMGKSGGCASSQSEALSRMISASLRAGINPDSLVKHLRGIRCPSPAWAEGGKVLSCADAVGIAMEHALEFISTGQTASIVSKNTDQLDNHAGACPECGATLEHESGCAVCRTCGYSKCA from the coding sequence ATGGCTAAAAAAGCAACAACGAAAAACGGCTTCACACGTGAGGTCGATACGCTGCTCACTCCGAATGCGTTGACGGTTCTAAAACGCCGCTATCTCAAAAAAGATGAGGAGGGCAACGCGGTGGAAAAACCGAGCGATATGTTCGATCGCGTTGCGGAAAATATCGCTTCTGCAGAGATTCTTTTCGGAGCCGATGAGGAAACCGCCCAGAGAACCGCCGCGGATTTCTACCGTCTCATGTCGAATCTCGAATTCCTCCCCAATTCGCCGACGCTCATGAACGCAGGTCGCGATCTTCAACAGCTTTCCGCTTGCTTCGTGCTTCCCATCGGCGACTCGATGGAAGAAATCTTCGGTGCCGTCCGTGACACCGCGCTCATCCACAAGTCGGGTGGAGGCACGGGCTTCTCATTCTCGCGTCTTCGCGGATCGGGAGCCTCGGTTCGCACCACCCAAGGTGTTTCAAGCGGTCCCGTGTCCTTCATGCGTGTGTTCAATCAGGCGACCGAAGCGGTCAAGCAGGGTGGCACTCGTCGCGGCGCCAACATGGGCGTACTGCGTATCGACCATCCCGATGTCATGGAGTTCATCACCTGCAAGGAAAACGGTGATTTCGCCAACTTCAACATATCCGTTGCAATCACTGAGGAATTCATACGCGCCGTCAAAGCGGGAACCGATTACACACTCTACGATCCTCGCGATAAAAAGCCGGCCGGCACGTTGAACGCCGCCGAGGTCTATGACCTCATCATAAATCTCGCGTGGGCGACAGGCGACCCCGGCATCATTTTCATCGATCGCATGAATCGCGCAAACCCGACGCCTAAACTCGGAGAATTCGAAGCGACCAACCCCTGCGGCGAGCAGCCGTTGCTCCCGTATGAAGCGTGCAACCTGGGCTCCATCAATCTGTCACGCATGCTTAAAGAGGGCAAGAAAGGTCTCGAAGTCGATTGGGACAAGCTCAAAGATGTCACGCACAGAGCGATCCATTTTCTCGACGACGTCATCGAGGTCAACAACTATCCGTTGCCCGAAATCGACAAGCTCGTTCGCGGCAACCGTAAGGTCGGTCTCGGTGTCATGGCATGGGCCGATATGCTCATCCGCCTCGGCATCGGCTATAACACCGAAGAGGCGGTCGCTCTCGGCGAAAAGCTCATGAAATTCATTGATGACGAGGCGAAAGCCGAGTCGCGTATTTTGGGACAAGCGCGCGGAGCGTTCCCCAACTTCAAGGGTTCGATTTATGACAAAAAAGGCGCCGAGCCCATTCGCAACGCGACCGTCACCACCATAGCTCCGACCGGCACACTCTCTATAATCGCTTCGTGTTCATCCGGAGTCGAGCCGTTGTTCGCCGTCTCCTATGTGCGCACCGTCATGGACAAAGATCGCCTCGTCGAGGTCAATCCGCTCTTCGAAAAAATCGCCACCGAACGTGGGTTCTTTACCGCCGAGCTCATGGAGGAAATCGCCGAACACGGAACCGTGCAAGGTATTAAGGCCGTTCCCTCCGACGTTCAGGCTGCTTTCGTGACGGCCCACGACATCGTTCCCGAATGGCACATTCGCATGCAGGCGGCTTTTCAAAAGTATACCGACAACGCCGTTTCCAAGACCGTCAACTTCTCGAACGAGGCGACTCCGCAAGATGTCCGTCACACGTATGACTTGGCGTACGAACTCGGTGTCAAAGGCGTGACCATTTATCGTGACGGTTCGAAGGACTGCCAGGTTTTGACCACCGGAGCTACGGAAAAGAAGGATGCCGTCGAGGTTCCTCCCGCCGTTTTCGGCGAAATCGCGCCGCGTCCGCGTGCGACGGTCACGCAGGGACGCACCGAGAAAATTAAAACGGGATGCGGCAATCTCTACGTCACCATCAACTGGGATGACCTAGGGATGTGCGAAGTATTCACGAGCATGGGCAAGTCCGGTGGCTGCGCCTCCTCTCAGTCCGAAGCGCTCAGCCGCATGATTTCGGCTTCACTTCGTGCGGGAATCAACCCCGATTCGCTCGTCAAGCACCTTCGCGGGATTCGCTGTCCTTCACCGGCGTGGGCCGAGGGCGGAAAAGTCCTTTCGTGCGCCGACGCCGTAGGAATCGCCATGGAGCACGCGCTCGAGTTCATCTCGACGGGGCAGACGGCGAGCATCGTGAGCAAGAATACCGACCAGCTCGATAACCATGCCGGTGCGTGCCCCGAGTGCGGCGCGACGCTCGAGCACGAAAGCGGTTGCGCGGTGTGTCGCACGTGCGGTTACAGCAAGTGTGCCTGA
- the polA gene encoding DNA polymerase I: MTDSRLKSASRSLLIVDGNSWMHRAFHAINSALSAPDGQPTNAVFGFLSILAKTLGELKPDAVVVAFDAGKPAFRFEALAQYKMQRPPTDPLLKPQFALMEELLVAMNVPVVKVQNWEGDDILGTLSLRGELDEYRVYLGTGDRDAYQLITEKTSVVTTKKGMGDLDIVTPEGVCERYGLNPCQVVDYLGLKGDPSDNIPGVPGIGEKTASRLLREYETLDAVIEAAQAGEISGRAGASLVENKQAAYSSRIVATIARDVPIDLDLKNIDFGAWDVQKMTDAFMKLRMRAPLTKLLSYGRDDRSLDEVAELTEDMQQEMDKLVEASPFIGVSLDKTGESLFDNEIKLGIGTGGVSGDSRVNGEEALTRLCELFERDTIASLNIKSLLQEIYPPDSAIVARVERDKLDSSRYFDVSVAAYLLESSRTDYSLSALCMDYLGVEYEAPLAESGVSAVCYEADVIARLAAVLTRDLKVDDSYELFTSIEMPLTLVLADIERTGVALDVDFLATLQKEGREIIEDLRGEIIELAGRDFNVDSPKQLGEVLFVDLGLPTGKKTKTGFSTNSAVLDGLVDKHPIVGKIATYREYNKLQSTYIEALPRLLATDHRLHTSFNQTVAATGRLSSSNPNLQNIPVRTELGRRIRQAFIPGEKDWSIMSVDYSQIELRVLAHLSHDEGLIEAFTSGADFHAATAAKIFGIDASAVDARMRSRAKAVNFGIVYGQGAHALGLSLGIPIGEAQAMIDRYYDAYPRVKTYLESLKTSAKEQGWVETSFHRKRHIPELSSPSHNVRAFGERTAMNHPMQGTAADLIKLAMIAVNKRLKDEKFNARLLLQVHDELLFEVPKSEIETLSAMASDSMAQVAYFLVPLKVSNAVGPTWAQAK, from the coding sequence ATGACCGATTCGCGACTGAAATCAGCATCCCGCTCGCTTCTGATAGTGGACGGTAATTCGTGGATGCATCGGGCGTTTCACGCGATTAATTCTGCGCTGAGCGCTCCCGACGGACAACCGACGAACGCCGTCTTCGGCTTTTTGTCCATATTGGCCAAAACACTCGGTGAACTTAAGCCCGATGCGGTGGTGGTGGCATTCGACGCCGGAAAACCGGCTTTTCGTTTTGAGGCGCTCGCACAATATAAGATGCAGCGTCCTCCGACCGATCCTCTTCTCAAACCTCAGTTCGCACTTATGGAGGAACTGCTCGTCGCTATGAACGTGCCTGTTGTGAAAGTGCAGAATTGGGAGGGCGACGATATCCTCGGCACGCTTTCCCTTCGAGGCGAACTTGACGAGTATCGCGTCTATCTCGGTACCGGTGACAGAGATGCGTATCAATTGATAACCGAGAAAACTTCGGTGGTGACCACGAAAAAAGGGATGGGCGATTTGGATATCGTCACACCTGAAGGGGTGTGCGAGCGCTATGGCCTCAACCCCTGCCAAGTGGTCGACTATCTGGGGCTCAAGGGCGATCCGAGCGACAATATCCCCGGTGTTCCCGGTATCGGTGAGAAGACGGCATCCCGTTTACTCAGGGAATATGAAACGCTCGATGCGGTCATAGAGGCCGCGCAGGCCGGAGAGATTTCGGGTCGCGCCGGCGCGTCGCTCGTGGAAAATAAACAAGCCGCCTATTCTTCGAGAATCGTGGCCACCATTGCGCGCGACGTACCCATCGACCTCGACTTGAAGAATATCGATTTCGGTGCGTGGGACGTACAGAAGATGACCGATGCCTTTATGAAATTGAGAATGCGCGCACCTTTGACGAAACTGTTGTCATACGGTCGCGATGACAGATCTTTAGATGAGGTCGCCGAACTGACCGAGGACATGCAACAAGAAATGGATAAACTCGTCGAGGCGAGTCCTTTCATCGGAGTCTCGTTGGATAAGACGGGGGAGTCTCTTTTCGACAATGAAATCAAACTGGGCATCGGTACCGGAGGAGTTTCCGGCGATAGCCGGGTAAACGGGGAAGAAGCCTTGACGCGTCTGTGCGAACTTTTTGAACGGGATACCATCGCCTCGCTCAATATCAAGTCACTGCTTCAAGAAATCTATCCTCCGGATTCGGCGATTGTCGCTCGGGTTGAACGCGATAAACTCGACTCGTCGCGCTATTTCGATGTGTCGGTGGCGGCCTATCTCCTTGAATCGAGTCGCACCGATTATTCACTTTCTGCGCTTTGCATGGATTACCTCGGCGTGGAGTATGAAGCTCCGCTCGCCGAGAGTGGCGTCTCGGCGGTCTGCTATGAAGCCGATGTCATCGCTCGTCTCGCAGCCGTGCTCACACGCGACTTGAAGGTCGACGACAGCTATGAACTGTTCACATCCATCGAGATGCCGTTGACGCTCGTTTTGGCCGATATCGAACGTACGGGAGTCGCTCTCGATGTCGATTTTTTGGCGACGCTTCAAAAAGAGGGCCGTGAAATCATCGAAGATCTGCGCGGTGAAATCATCGAGCTGGCCGGCAGGGACTTCAACGTCGACTCGCCCAAGCAGCTCGGCGAAGTGTTGTTCGTCGATCTCGGCTTGCCGACGGGGAAAAAGACGAAAACGGGTTTCTCGACGAATTCAGCTGTTTTGGACGGGCTTGTCGACAAACACCCAATCGTCGGAAAGATTGCAACCTATCGCGAGTACAACAAATTGCAATCGACCTACATCGAAGCTCTTCCGCGCCTTTTGGCGACCGATCATCGGCTGCATACGAGCTTCAACCAAACGGTGGCGGCGACAGGACGGCTGTCCTCGTCGAATCCGAACTTGCAAAACATCCCCGTCCGCACCGAACTCGGGCGCCGAATTCGACAAGCGTTCATTCCCGGTGAAAAAGACTGGTCGATTATGAGCGTCGATTACTCTCAAATCGAGTTGCGCGTGTTGGCCCACTTGAGTCATGACGAAGGGCTCATCGAAGCGTTTACGAGCGGGGCCGATTTCCATGCGGCGACTGCGGCCAAGATTTTCGGAATCGATGCTTCGGCCGTCGATGCGAGAATGCGTTCGCGCGCCAAAGCGGTCAACTTCGGCATCGTCTACGGCCAGGGGGCCCACGCACTCGGACTTTCTCTGGGCATTCCGATCGGCGAAGCACAGGCGATGATAGATCGTTATTACGATGCGTATCCGCGTGTCAAAACTTATCTGGAAAGTTTGAAGACGAGCGCCAAGGAGCAGGGATGGGTTGAGACGTCGTTTCACCGCAAACGGCACATTCCCGAGCTTTCGAGTCCTTCGCACAACGTCCGTGCGTTCGGTGAGCGGACGGCGATGAACCATCCCATGCAAGGAACAGCCGCCGACCTCATCAAATTGGCTATGATTGCGGTGAATAAGCGCTTGAAGGATGAAAAATTCAACGCTCGCCTCCTTTTGCAGGTTCACGACGAACTTCTTTTCGAAGTACCGAAATCAGAGATCGAAACCCTGTCGGCGATGGCCTCCGACAGCATGGCGCAGGTGGCCTATTTTCTCGTTCCCCTCAAAGTTTCGAATGCCGTCGGTCCCACATGGGCTCAGGCGAAATAG
- a CDS encoding DUF308 domain-containing protein — MRDTSLFSNAWMAPVVYGVCLVLVSLMLFIRPLPLISLAVWTIGLFWLVGGIIKLIGLYFDRTRWGLKLIGGAAGVFVGAWIVFPASGAEMVVKTAALTSTLAYIWLFGGLFVGVTTIFGGLNVKDYSEALVGFIEVLLACFLISNVYFMLNTMVLIFAFITLFGGIASIYVGVKARKAEKMIFTK, encoded by the coding sequence ATGAGGGATACATCACTTTTCTCAAACGCTTGGATGGCGCCCGTTGTTTATGGTGTGTGCCTTGTTTTGGTCTCACTCATGTTGTTCATACGACCGCTTCCTCTCATATCGCTGGCAGTTTGGACCATCGGTCTCTTTTGGCTTGTCGGCGGAATCATCAAACTCATCGGATTATATTTCGACCGCACGCGGTGGGGCTTGAAGCTCATCGGTGGCGCGGCCGGTGTTTTTGTCGGTGCTTGGATAGTCTTTCCCGCCTCGGGCGCGGAAATGGTCGTCAAGACCGCTGCACTTACGAGCACACTCGCCTATATCTGGCTTTTCGGTGGTCTATTCGTCGGGGTTACCACTATCTTCGGAGGTCTCAACGTAAAGGATTACTCAGAGGCGCTCGTCGGATTCATAGAAGTGCTGCTGGCTTGTTTTCTCATAAGTAACGTCTATTTCATGTTGAACACGATGGTGCTCATCTTCGCTTTTATAACACTTTTCGGCGGTATCGCTTCGATTTACGTCGGCGTCAAAGCCCGTAAAGCCGAAAAGATGATTTTTACCAAATGA
- a CDS encoding winged helix-turn-helix transcriptional regulator: MPVTVAWSSLSDAQRRVSLGGFDAVLSDAGDQTSVLLETIERIQASAIPGARRLCALVRISESRVQAVHFPERIRCDFFLEGALEIEVATRLRFLLWPKEAPAADEMVSDGSLTIDTATYQVRANGQPLDFAYLEYALLAFLVTHADRAHTREELLRRVWGGQYYGGSRTVDVHVRRVRAKLDPASAARLETVRGMGYLWRSH; this comes from the coding sequence ATGCCTGTAACTGTCGCATGGTCCTCCCTCAGTGATGCCCAACGCCGAGTATCGCTCGGTGGATTCGATGCGGTGCTATCGGACGCAGGGGATCAGACATCCGTGCTACTCGAAACCATCGAGCGTATTCAGGCGAGCGCCATCCCCGGGGCTCGACGTTTGTGTGCGCTTGTACGTATTTCGGAATCGCGTGTGCAAGCGGTGCATTTTCCGGAGCGAATCCGTTGCGACTTCTTTTTGGAAGGGGCACTCGAAATCGAAGTTGCAACGAGATTGCGCTTTCTCCTCTGGCCGAAAGAGGCTCCCGCCGCCGATGAGATGGTCAGTGACGGCTCCCTGACGATCGACACGGCGACCTACCAAGTCCGCGCGAACGGACAGCCTCTCGATTTTGCCTATCTCGAATATGCCCTCCTGGCATTTTTAGTCACCCATGCCGACAGAGCCCATACGCGCGAGGAGCTTTTACGACGGGTGTGGGGTGGGCAATATTACGGTGGATCGCGTACGGTCGACGTTCATGTGCGCCGTGTGCGTGCCAAACTCGATCCGGCCTCGGCTGCACGTCTCGAGACGGTGCGTGGCATGGGATATCTCTGGCGTTCCCACTAA